A portion of the Echeneis naucrates chromosome 5, fEcheNa1.1, whole genome shotgun sequence genome contains these proteins:
- the setd5 gene encoding histone-lysine N-methyltransferase SETD5 isoform X4 has product MDLNGVLLGSRYHETPEENSADSDSSSEDGSMASWCHCSLMQDGLLIKCDNCRRGAAEGPHRKTENVSAGESSATESGDEEVSPSTISYTATQHTPTSIKLTVNRVKRSKSKKRKKSTEKGRGTPKGKKVKAFREGSRKSMRMKNSTMEASVLDENTAEGWESRIRQWTDQYEEALANQYSADVQTMLQLHRAASTSKTESGTPMLPSTTQIHTSIDSMDTINRTELACNNTVLGSQMQLQLGRVTRVQKHRKILRAAKNLEPDMLIIEYRGKVMLKQQFEVNGHFFKKPYPFVLFYSKFNNVEMCVDARTFGNDARFIRRSCTPNAEVRHMIAEGMIHLCIYAVTEITKDTEVTIGFDYEFNSCNYKVDCACHKGNQNCPVQKHNQTPRESILGPPLLMPPSPLIGAETRRRKAQRKEMEGSLASDSNQTLDEHQDAKELQGTSDAEERLLDEGKVDEGELGDVDENELTISNKRTFTSLERRRRRVGGAEIKQEGTETEDGVGNSIGNTPMAHNTGVGVSTRRTTYVMDTPTSEEKTSLPYLPTPVAPAKPVRPTKPRPKSRMSRYRSSSSQRARRQRQALAQQAAAAASATVPPSAEQGVVLEEDGSQGPYGAEHGHRESGLVGHILDGDGQGLNCINRGNLRYPKTKKYLVTEWLNDKIPGAEKVHQELPVERLLRITTDPTVLATTLNMLPGLSQSSLICTTPRHYVRFGSPFNPERRRPRPLQMDGTYGCYKKRWIKQVEDESCSASLEDGTESTSSQQSTSSRSTPNPLSSELSAPFKKRRSKYLAEMTPAPQNHLLRPLSPITPPLPEDSLHPLLHTSCGSLLPNGLAYSPMPSLPASRCNTPLQFENISSPETSPVHRPESISPEPCLQTDFDVHRPQFPDLSLPSSLESPMAMTSDDFSLPGCPSGPDFQGPSSLGTSSLNPVSCPSSDLNPQNREQAFRTEFNLIYTCSPLNANLGKPVVTDCRQTQSEGGFSPAESFHSSISGQGLIGDVGPGSISPYGEHHYGGGYPDIGTPPHTSNPPQKRKVSLLEYRKRKQSSGREPEHAGSGSSLGGTPTRTGSHYSQDSHHSHSHLQMQPLASPHSSFSSSAHTNPSSQTEEISHPEHQGLSKQSRHQNSNNQWMVPTTVERLREGHGVMERVRRSIKMERIYKRSDSSTEKEFDADRYEMQTVAMASPMKSPHRYSPSVYSQQSSESHQQTESPSICQQTSNSPFRGSHSPSSGQSYYVRHSSHPGLSQDKPPSSYPNHSPTRTSSSDSRPTAGSIHQQSDYSSGHLKASLLNSGGLARAPTPGSRAHGQTKIDSGTLISKGSQQQVVRSLKSGNQGQAMLQASSRLLSASGQTHYPQRGAGLSQFQHSPLQGSGVRTQSGSF; this is encoded by the exons ATGGATCTCAATGGTGTGCTTCTTGGTTCCCGCTATCATGAAACTCCTGAGGAGAATTCAGCTGACAGTGACAGTTCCTCAGAGGATGGATCTATGGCCAGCTGGTGTCACTGCAGCCTGATGCAGGATGGCTTGCTCATCAAATGTGACAACTGCAG gagaggagcagcagagggcccgcacaggaagacagaaaatgtCTCAG CTGGAGAAAGCAGTGCCACAGAGAGTGGTGATGAAGAGGTGTCGCCTTCCACCATCTCCTATACTGCCACCCAGCATACACCTACCAGCATCAAACTCACTGTCAACCGGGTCAAAAGGAGCAAAtccaaaaagaggaagaagagcacAGAGAAGGGGAGAGGAACACCCAAAGGCAAGAAGGTCAAG GCTTTCAGGGAAGGCTCCAGGAAGTCCATGAGGATGAAG aacTCCACAATGGAGGCCAGCGTACTAGATGAAAATACAGCAGAGGGGTGGGAGAGCCGGATCCGCCAGTGGACAGACCAATATGAAGAGGCTCTGGCAAACCAGTACAGTGCTGATGTCCAGACAATGCTTCAACTTCATCGTGCTGCCAGCACCTCAAAAACTGAGAGCGGCACCCCAATGTTGCCTTCAACCACACAGATCCACACCTCAATTGATAGCATGGACACCATCAACCGTACTGAGCTGGCTTGTAATAACACAGTGCTTGGCTCGCAGATGCAG CTCCAGTTGGGGCGGGTAACACGAGTGCAGAAACACAGGAAAATCCTCCGTGCAGCCAAGAACCTGGAACCAGACATGCTAATCATTGAATATCGGGGAAAGGTCATGCTCAAACAACAGTTTGAAGTCAATGGGCATTTCTTCAAAAA ACCCTATCcttttgtgctgttttactCAAAATTTAACAATGTAGAGATGTGTGTTGATGCACGGACCTTTGGAAATGATGCACGTTTCATCCGGCGGTCCTGCACACCCAATGCTGAG GTTCGGCATATGATTGCTGAGGGAATGATCCATCTCTGTATCTATGCTGTCACTGAAATCACAAAGGACACTGAGGTCACCATTGGATTTGACTATGAGTTCAATAGCTG TAATTACAAGGTGGACTGTGCCTGTCATAAAGGCAACCAGAACTGTCCAGTGCAGAAGCACAACCAAACCCCCAGGGAGAGCATTTTGGGTCCCCCCTTGCTGatgcctccctctcctctgattggtgCTGAGACCCGACGCAGAAAAGCTCAGAGGAAGGAAATGGAGGGCAGCCTGGCCAGTGACAGCAACCAGACTCTTGATGAGCACCAGGATGCCAAAGAACTGCAGGGGACAAGTGATGCAGAG GAGAGACTGCTGGATGAGGGGAAAGTGGATGAAGGAGAGCTTGGAGACGTGGATGAAAATGAGCTCACCATCTCCAATAAAAGA ACATTTACTAGCCTGGAAAGGAGGCGAAGGAGAGTGGGAGGAGCAGAAATAAAGCAGGAGGGTACGGAAACTGAAGATGGGGTAGGAAACTCCATAGGAAATACACCCATGGCCCACAACACTGGAGTTGGGGTCAGCACACGACGTACCACTTATGTCATG GATACACCAACTAGTGAAGAAAAGACCTCATTACCCTACTTGCCTACACCAGTTGCTCCAGCTAAACCTGTGCGACCTACCAAGCCTCGACCCAAAAGCCGGATGTCCCGCTACCGGTCAAGCTCATCACAGCGGGCTAGGCGGCAGCGTCAAGCCCTTGCCCagcaggctgcagctgcagcatctgcAACAGTGCCACCATCAGCTGAACAGGGTGTTGTTCTGGAAGAGGATGGCTCTCAAGGTCCCTATGGTGCTGAACATGGCCACAGAGAGAGTGGTCTGGTGGGTCATATCCTAGATGGAGATGGTCAAGGTCTGAACTGCATAAATAGGGGCAACTTACGCTACCCTAAAACCAAGAAG TACCTTGTGACAGAGTGGCTAAATGACAAGATCCCTGGAGCAGAGAAGGTCCACCAAGAATTGCCAGTTGAGCGTCTGCTGCGGATAACCACTGACCCCACAGTGCTGGCCACCACCCTCAACATGCTGCCAGGCCTTTCCCAATCCTCACTCATATGCACCACACCCAGACACTACGTCCGCTTTGGTTCCCCCTTCAACCCTGAGAGACGCAGGCCCCGCCCACTCCAAATGGATGGCACTTATGGGTGCTACAAAAAG AGATGGATAAAACAGGTAGAAGATGAAAGCTGTTCTGCCAGTCTGGAAGATGGTACAGAGTCTACCTCTTCCCAGCAAAGTACCAGCAGCAGATCCACCCCCAACCCCTTGTCCAGTG AACTCAGTGCCCCATTTAAAAAGCGTCGATCTAAGTATTTGGCAGAGATGACACCAGCACCCCAGAACCATCTGCTTCGCCCATTGTCACCCATCACACCACCACTCCCAGAGGATTCCCTCCATCCACTACTCCACACCTCTTGTGGCTCCCTGCTGCCCAATGGCCTGGCCTACTCACCCATGCCCTCACTGCCTGCCAGCCGCTGCAACACACCGTTGCAGTTTGAA aaCATATCATCCCCAGAGACATCTCCTGTTCATCGGCCTGAATCCATCTCACCTGAG CCTTGTCTTCAGACAGATTTTGATGTCCACCGGCCCCAGTTCCCAGACCTGTCACTCCCCTCCAGCTTGGAGAGCCCCATGGCCATGACCTCAGATGACTTTTCTCTTCCTGGTTGCCCTTCAGGCCCAGATTTCCAGGGTCCATCCTCACTGGGGACCAGTTCCCTAAACCCAGTATCCTGTCCTTCCTCAGATCTAAACCCCCAAAACAGGGAGCAGGCCTTCAGGACAGAATTCAATCTCATATACACCTGCTCACCTCTCAATGCAAATTTGGGGAAGCCAGTAGTCACTGACTGCCGCCAGACCCAGTCAGAAGGAGGCTTCTCCCCTGCAGAGTCGTTCCATAGTTCCATAAGTGGCCAAGGGCTGATTGGGGATGTGGGCCCTGGTTCCATATCACCCTACGGTGAGCACCATTATGGGGGAGGCTACCCAGACATTGGCACACCTCCTCACACCAGCAACCCACCACAAAAGAGGAAG GTGTCTTTGCTGGAGTACCGTAAAAGGAAGCAGAGCAGTGGTCGTGAGCCTGAGCATGCTGGCAGTGGTTCCTCTCTGGGCGGCACTCCTACCCGGACTGGCTCTCACTACAGCCAGGACTCCCATCATTCCCATTCCCATCTCCAGATGCAGCCATTGGCCTCCCCACAcagctccttttcttcttcagcaCACACCAACCCTAGCTCGCAGACTGAGGAGATCAGTCATCCAGAACATCAGGGCCTGTCTAAGCAGTCCAGACATCAGAACAGCAACAACCAGTG GATGGTTCCGACTACTGTTGAACGTCTAAGGGAGGGCCACGGTGTAATGGAGCGTGTGCGAAGAAGCATCAAGATGGAGCGTATTTACAAAAGGAGTGATAGCTCTACAGAGAAGGAATTTG ATGCAGATCGATATGAGATGCAGACAGTGGCCATGGCTTCACCAATGAAGAGTCCACACAGATATAGCCCCTCTGTGTACTCACAGCAG tcatcAGAAAGCCATCAGCAGACTGAGAGCCCTTCAATCTGCCAGCAAACTTCCAACTCTCCATTCCGAGGCTCCCACAGTCCCTCATCAGGCCAGAGCTACTACGTCCGCCACTCATCCCATCCTGGACTGTCCCAGGACAAACCCCCATCCTCATACCCTAATCACTCACCCACCAGGACCTCATCATCAGACTCCAGGCCGACAGCAGGGTCTATACACCAGCAGAGCGACTACAGCAGCGGCCATTTAAAAGCAAGTCTTTTAAATAGTGGAGGCCTGGCAAGGGCCCCTACCCCAGGGTCTAGGGCCCATGGGCAGACTAAAATAGACTCAGGCACCCTGATCTCCAAGGGCAGTCAACAGCAGGTAGTGCGCAGCCTGAAGTCAGGCAACCAAGGCCAGGCAATGCTGCAGGCCAGCTCCAGGCTGCTGTCAGCCTCTGGACAGACGCACTACCCACAGCGAGGGGCAGGCTTAAGCCAGTTTCAGCACTCACCTCTCCAGGGATCCGGAGTAAGGACACAGTCAGGAAGCTTTTAG
- the setd5 gene encoding histone-lysine N-methyltransferase SETD5 isoform X3, which yields MQQSSVVCCQDHNYGAPPPPTPPASPLSQTIIPRMDLNGVLLGSRYHETPEENSADSDSSSEDGSMASWCHCSLMQDGLLIKCDNCRRGAAEGPHRKTENVSAGESSATESGDEEVSPSTISYTATQHTPTSIKLTVNRVKRSKSKKRKKSTEKGRGTPKGKKVKAFREGSRKSMRMKNSTMEASVLDENTAEGWESRIRQWTDQYEEALANQYSADVQTMLQLHRAASTSKTESGTPMLPSTTQIHTSIDSMDTINRTELACNNTVLGSQMQLQLGRVTRVQKHRKILRAAKNLEPDMLIIEYRGKVMLKQQFEVNGHFFKKPYPFVLFYSKFNNVEMCVDARTFGNDARFIRRSCTPNAEVRHMIAEGMIHLCIYAVTEITKDTEVTIGFDYEFNSCNYKVDCACHKGNQNCPVQKHNQTPRESILGPPLLMPPSPLIGAETRRRKAQRKEMEGSLASDSNQTLDEHQDAKELQGTSDAEERLLDEGKVDEGELGDVDENELTISNKRTFTSLERRRRRVGGAEIKQEGTETEDGVGNSIGNTPMAHNTGVGVSTRRTTYVMDTPTSEEKTSLPYLPTPVAPAKPVRPTKPRPKSRMSRYRSSSSQRARRQRQALAQQAAAAASATVPPSAEQGVVLEEDGSQGPYGAEHGHRESGLVGHILDGDGQGLNCINRGNLRYPKTKKYLVTEWLNDKIPGAEKVHQELPVERLLRITTDPTVLATTLNMLPGLSQSSLICTTPRHYVRFGSPFNPERRRPRPLQMDGTYGCYKKRWIKQVEDESCSASLEDGTESTSSQQSTSSRSTPNPLSSELSAPFKKRRSKYLAEMTPAPQNHLLRPLSPITPPLPEDSLHPLLHTSCGSLLPNGLAYSPMPSLPASRCNTPLQFENISSPETSPVHRPESISPEPCLQTDFDVHRPQFPDLSLPSSLESPMAMTSDDFSLPGCPSGPDFQGPSSLGTSSLNPVSCPSSDLNPQNREQAFRTEFNLIYTCSPLNANLGKPVVTDCRQTQSEGGFSPAESFHSSISGQGLIGDVGPGSISPYGEHHYGGGYPDIGTPPHTSNPPQKRKVSLLEYRKRKQSSGREPEHAGSGSSLGGTPTRTGSHYSQDSHHSHSHLQMQPLASPHSSFSSSAHTNPSSQTEEISHPEHQGLSKQSRHQNSNNQWMVPTTVERLREGHGVMERVRRSIKMERIYKRSDSSTEKEFDADRYEMQTVAMASPMKSPHRYSPSVYSQQSSESHQQTESPSICQQTSNSPFRGSHSPSSGQSYYVRHSSHPGLSQDKPPSSYPNHSPTRTSSSDSRPTAGSIHQQSDYSSGHLKASLLNSGGLARAPTPGSRAHGQTKIDSGTLISKGSQQQVVRSLKSGNQGQAMLQASSRLLSASGQTHYPQRGAGLSQFQHSPLQGSGVRTQSGSF from the exons ATGCAACAGTCTTCCGTTGTGTGTTGTCAGGATCACAACTATGGCGCTCCCCCTCCCCCTACCCCACCTGCTTCTCCACTTTCCCAAACCATCATCCCTCGCATGGATCTCAATGGTGTGCTTCTTGGTTCCCGCTATCATGAAACTCCTGAGGAGAATTCAGCTGACAGTGACAGTTCCTCAGAGGATGGATCTATGGCCAGCTGGTGTCACTGCAGCCTGATGCAGGATGGCTTGCTCATCAAATGTGACAACTGCAG gagaggagcagcagagggcccgcacaggaagacagaaaatgtCTCAG CTGGAGAAAGCAGTGCCACAGAGAGTGGTGATGAAGAGGTGTCGCCTTCCACCATCTCCTATACTGCCACCCAGCATACACCTACCAGCATCAAACTCACTGTCAACCGGGTCAAAAGGAGCAAAtccaaaaagaggaagaagagcacAGAGAAGGGGAGAGGAACACCCAAAGGCAAGAAGGTCAAG GCTTTCAGGGAAGGCTCCAGGAAGTCCATGAGGATGAAG aacTCCACAATGGAGGCCAGCGTACTAGATGAAAATACAGCAGAGGGGTGGGAGAGCCGGATCCGCCAGTGGACAGACCAATATGAAGAGGCTCTGGCAAACCAGTACAGTGCTGATGTCCAGACAATGCTTCAACTTCATCGTGCTGCCAGCACCTCAAAAACTGAGAGCGGCACCCCAATGTTGCCTTCAACCACACAGATCCACACCTCAATTGATAGCATGGACACCATCAACCGTACTGAGCTGGCTTGTAATAACACAGTGCTTGGCTCGCAGATGCAG CTCCAGTTGGGGCGGGTAACACGAGTGCAGAAACACAGGAAAATCCTCCGTGCAGCCAAGAACCTGGAACCAGACATGCTAATCATTGAATATCGGGGAAAGGTCATGCTCAAACAACAGTTTGAAGTCAATGGGCATTTCTTCAAAAA ACCCTATCcttttgtgctgttttactCAAAATTTAACAATGTAGAGATGTGTGTTGATGCACGGACCTTTGGAAATGATGCACGTTTCATCCGGCGGTCCTGCACACCCAATGCTGAG GTTCGGCATATGATTGCTGAGGGAATGATCCATCTCTGTATCTATGCTGTCACTGAAATCACAAAGGACACTGAGGTCACCATTGGATTTGACTATGAGTTCAATAGCTG TAATTACAAGGTGGACTGTGCCTGTCATAAAGGCAACCAGAACTGTCCAGTGCAGAAGCACAACCAAACCCCCAGGGAGAGCATTTTGGGTCCCCCCTTGCTGatgcctccctctcctctgattggtgCTGAGACCCGACGCAGAAAAGCTCAGAGGAAGGAAATGGAGGGCAGCCTGGCCAGTGACAGCAACCAGACTCTTGATGAGCACCAGGATGCCAAAGAACTGCAGGGGACAAGTGATGCAGAG GAGAGACTGCTGGATGAGGGGAAAGTGGATGAAGGAGAGCTTGGAGACGTGGATGAAAATGAGCTCACCATCTCCAATAAAAGA ACATTTACTAGCCTGGAAAGGAGGCGAAGGAGAGTGGGAGGAGCAGAAATAAAGCAGGAGGGTACGGAAACTGAAGATGGGGTAGGAAACTCCATAGGAAATACACCCATGGCCCACAACACTGGAGTTGGGGTCAGCACACGACGTACCACTTATGTCATG GATACACCAACTAGTGAAGAAAAGACCTCATTACCCTACTTGCCTACACCAGTTGCTCCAGCTAAACCTGTGCGACCTACCAAGCCTCGACCCAAAAGCCGGATGTCCCGCTACCGGTCAAGCTCATCACAGCGGGCTAGGCGGCAGCGTCAAGCCCTTGCCCagcaggctgcagctgcagcatctgcAACAGTGCCACCATCAGCTGAACAGGGTGTTGTTCTGGAAGAGGATGGCTCTCAAGGTCCCTATGGTGCTGAACATGGCCACAGAGAGAGTGGTCTGGTGGGTCATATCCTAGATGGAGATGGTCAAGGTCTGAACTGCATAAATAGGGGCAACTTACGCTACCCTAAAACCAAGAAG TACCTTGTGACAGAGTGGCTAAATGACAAGATCCCTGGAGCAGAGAAGGTCCACCAAGAATTGCCAGTTGAGCGTCTGCTGCGGATAACCACTGACCCCACAGTGCTGGCCACCACCCTCAACATGCTGCCAGGCCTTTCCCAATCCTCACTCATATGCACCACACCCAGACACTACGTCCGCTTTGGTTCCCCCTTCAACCCTGAGAGACGCAGGCCCCGCCCACTCCAAATGGATGGCACTTATGGGTGCTACAAAAAG AGATGGATAAAACAGGTAGAAGATGAAAGCTGTTCTGCCAGTCTGGAAGATGGTACAGAGTCTACCTCTTCCCAGCAAAGTACCAGCAGCAGATCCACCCCCAACCCCTTGTCCAGTG AACTCAGTGCCCCATTTAAAAAGCGTCGATCTAAGTATTTGGCAGAGATGACACCAGCACCCCAGAACCATCTGCTTCGCCCATTGTCACCCATCACACCACCACTCCCAGAGGATTCCCTCCATCCACTACTCCACACCTCTTGTGGCTCCCTGCTGCCCAATGGCCTGGCCTACTCACCCATGCCCTCACTGCCTGCCAGCCGCTGCAACACACCGTTGCAGTTTGAA aaCATATCATCCCCAGAGACATCTCCTGTTCATCGGCCTGAATCCATCTCACCTGAG CCTTGTCTTCAGACAGATTTTGATGTCCACCGGCCCCAGTTCCCAGACCTGTCACTCCCCTCCAGCTTGGAGAGCCCCATGGCCATGACCTCAGATGACTTTTCTCTTCCTGGTTGCCCTTCAGGCCCAGATTTCCAGGGTCCATCCTCACTGGGGACCAGTTCCCTAAACCCAGTATCCTGTCCTTCCTCAGATCTAAACCCCCAAAACAGGGAGCAGGCCTTCAGGACAGAATTCAATCTCATATACACCTGCTCACCTCTCAATGCAAATTTGGGGAAGCCAGTAGTCACTGACTGCCGCCAGACCCAGTCAGAAGGAGGCTTCTCCCCTGCAGAGTCGTTCCATAGTTCCATAAGTGGCCAAGGGCTGATTGGGGATGTGGGCCCTGGTTCCATATCACCCTACGGTGAGCACCATTATGGGGGAGGCTACCCAGACATTGGCACACCTCCTCACACCAGCAACCCACCACAAAAGAGGAAG GTGTCTTTGCTGGAGTACCGTAAAAGGAAGCAGAGCAGTGGTCGTGAGCCTGAGCATGCTGGCAGTGGTTCCTCTCTGGGCGGCACTCCTACCCGGACTGGCTCTCACTACAGCCAGGACTCCCATCATTCCCATTCCCATCTCCAGATGCAGCCATTGGCCTCCCCACAcagctccttttcttcttcagcaCACACCAACCCTAGCTCGCAGACTGAGGAGATCAGTCATCCAGAACATCAGGGCCTGTCTAAGCAGTCCAGACATCAGAACAGCAACAACCAGTG GATGGTTCCGACTACTGTTGAACGTCTAAGGGAGGGCCACGGTGTAATGGAGCGTGTGCGAAGAAGCATCAAGATGGAGCGTATTTACAAAAGGAGTGATAGCTCTACAGAGAAGGAATTTG ATGCAGATCGATATGAGATGCAGACAGTGGCCATGGCTTCACCAATGAAGAGTCCACACAGATATAGCCCCTCTGTGTACTCACAGCAG tcatcAGAAAGCCATCAGCAGACTGAGAGCCCTTCAATCTGCCAGCAAACTTCCAACTCTCCATTCCGAGGCTCCCACAGTCCCTCATCAGGCCAGAGCTACTACGTCCGCCACTCATCCCATCCTGGACTGTCCCAGGACAAACCCCCATCCTCATACCCTAATCACTCACCCACCAGGACCTCATCATCAGACTCCAGGCCGACAGCAGGGTCTATACACCAGCAGAGCGACTACAGCAGCGGCCATTTAAAAGCAAGTCTTTTAAATAGTGGAGGCCTGGCAAGGGCCCCTACCCCAGGGTCTAGGGCCCATGGGCAGACTAAAATAGACTCAGGCACCCTGATCTCCAAGGGCAGTCAACAGCAGGTAGTGCGCAGCCTGAAGTCAGGCAACCAAGGCCAGGCAATGCTGCAGGCCAGCTCCAGGCTGCTGTCAGCCTCTGGACAGACGCACTACCCACAGCGAGGGGCAGGCTTAAGCCAGTTTCAGCACTCACCTCTCCAGGGATCCGGAGTAAGGACACAGTCAGGAAGCTTTTAG